A section of the Paralichthys olivaceus isolate ysfri-2021 chromosome 16, ASM2471397v2, whole genome shotgun sequence genome encodes:
- the LOC109637774 gene encoding E3 ubiquitin-protein ligase RNF126-like isoform X3 yields the protein MHWKRDTCDGCGWFTPMLNISTIKLCVSHRHGGDYNCPRCGSGFIEELPEERSSEQSRSPFENLDHQHLFTFPSVYGPFTLGIFDENFEFRTRLDNREAENRREREIASRQRYSARQPRRPHAPRRQVTRHEGVPTLEGIIQQLVNGIIAPTAMPNIGMGTWGMLHSNPMDYAWGANGLDAIITQLLNQFENTGPPPADRERIKSLPTISIKEEHVGAGLECPVCKEDYTIEESVRQLPCNHLFHNDCIVPWLEQHDTCPVCRKSLSGQNTATDPPGLSGINFSPSSSSSSSSSSSSSPSTENAASNS from the exons ATGCACTGgaagagagacacatgtgatgGATGCGGTTGGTTTACTCCAATGCTCAACATCAGCACCATCAAACTCTGCGTTTCACACAGACACGGAGGA GACTACAACTGTCCACGCTGTGGATCTGGCTTCATTGAGGAATTACCTGAGGAACGAAG TAGTGAACAGAGTCGCTCACCCTTTGAG AACTTGGATCACCAGCACTTATTCACATTTCCCTCTGTGTATGGGCCATTCACACTTGGGATTTTTGATGAAAATTTCGAATTTCGAACACGGCTAGACAACAGAGAGGCAGAAAACAGGAGGGAACGGGAAATTGCATCGCGGCAACGATACAGTGCGCGGCAACCACGGCGTCCACACGCTCCTCGAAGACAGGTTACACGCCACGAAGGTGTGCCCACATTAGAGGG AATCATCCAGCAGCTAGTTAATGGAATCATAGCACCAACAGCCATGCCAAATATTGGAATGGGAACATG gGGCATGCTACATTCCAATCCAATGGACTACGCCTGGGGCGCCAATGGACTTGATGCTATCATTACACAG TTACTGAACCAGTTTGAAAACACAggtcctcctcctgcagacagagaaagaataaAGAGTTTACCCACCATCTCCATCAAAGAGGAACATGTGG gtgcTGGCCTAGAGTGTCCTGTGTGCAAAGAAGACTACACCATTGAGGAGAGTGTTAGACAACTGCCCTGCAATCACTTGTTTCACAATGACTGTATAGTACCATGGTTGGAACAG CACGATACGTGTCCTGTGTGCAGGAAGAGCCTTAGCGGACAGAACACAGCCACTGACCCACCAGGGTTATCAGGAATaaacttctctccctcctcttcctcctcctcctcctcttcctcctcaagtTCACCTAGCACTGAGAACGCTGCCAGCAACTCATAG
- the LOC109637774 gene encoding E3 ubiquitin-protein ligase RNF126-like isoform X2, translated as MAEAHTRPGLFFCHRCSAEISPTLPDYNCPRCGSGFIEELPEERSSENRSASTSSSSEQSRSPFENLDHQHLFTFPSVYGPFTLGIFDENFEFRTRLDNREAENRREREIASRQRYSARQPRRPHAPRRQVTRHEGVPTLEGIIQQLVNGIIAPTAMPNIGMGTWGMLHSNPMDYAWGANGLDAIITQLLNQFENTGPPPADRERIKSLPTISIKEEHVGAGLECPVCKEDYTIEESVRQLPCNHLFHNDCIVPWLEQHDTCPVCRKSLSGQNTATDPPGLSGINFSPSSSSSSSSSSSSSPSTENAASNS; from the exons ATGGCTGAAGCTCACACACGGCCCGggctttttttttgtcaccGGTGCTCAGCAGAGATAAGCCCGACTTTACCG GACTACAACTGTCCACGCTGTGGATCTGGCTTCATTGAGGAATTACCTGAGGAACGAAG TTCTGAAAATCGGTCTGCATCCACATCTTCCAGTAGTGAACAGAGTCGCTCACCCTTTGAG AACTTGGATCACCAGCACTTATTCACATTTCCCTCTGTGTATGGGCCATTCACACTTGGGATTTTTGATGAAAATTTCGAATTTCGAACACGGCTAGACAACAGAGAGGCAGAAAACAGGAGGGAACGGGAAATTGCATCGCGGCAACGATACAGTGCGCGGCAACCACGGCGTCCACACGCTCCTCGAAGACAGGTTACACGCCACGAAGGTGTGCCCACATTAGAGGG AATCATCCAGCAGCTAGTTAATGGAATCATAGCACCAACAGCCATGCCAAATATTGGAATGGGAACATG gGGCATGCTACATTCCAATCCAATGGACTACGCCTGGGGCGCCAATGGACTTGATGCTATCATTACACAG TTACTGAACCAGTTTGAAAACACAggtcctcctcctgcagacagagaaagaataaAGAGTTTACCCACCATCTCCATCAAAGAGGAACATGTGG gtgcTGGCCTAGAGTGTCCTGTGTGCAAAGAAGACTACACCATTGAGGAGAGTGTTAGACAACTGCCCTGCAATCACTTGTTTCACAATGACTGTATAGTACCATGGTTGGAACAG CACGATACGTGTCCTGTGTGCAGGAAGAGCCTTAGCGGACAGAACACAGCCACTGACCCACCAGGGTTATCAGGAATaaacttctctccctcctcttcctcctcctcctcctcttcctcctcaagtTCACCTAGCACTGAGAACGCTGCCAGCAACTCATAG
- the LOC109637774 gene encoding E3 ubiquitin-protein ligase RNF126-like isoform X1 has translation MHWKRDTCDGCGWFTPMLNISTIKLCVSHRHGGDYNCPRCGSGFIEELPEERSSENRSASTSSSSEQSRSPFENLDHQHLFTFPSVYGPFTLGIFDENFEFRTRLDNREAENRREREIASRQRYSARQPRRPHAPRRQVTRHEGVPTLEGIIQQLVNGIIAPTAMPNIGMGTWGMLHSNPMDYAWGANGLDAIITQLLNQFENTGPPPADRERIKSLPTISIKEEHVGAGLECPVCKEDYTIEESVRQLPCNHLFHNDCIVPWLEQHDTCPVCRKSLSGQNTATDPPGLSGINFSPSSSSSSSSSSSSSPSTENAASNS, from the exons ATGCACTGgaagagagacacatgtgatgGATGCGGTTGGTTTACTCCAATGCTCAACATCAGCACCATCAAACTCTGCGTTTCACACAGACACGGAGGA GACTACAACTGTCCACGCTGTGGATCTGGCTTCATTGAGGAATTACCTGAGGAACGAAG TTCTGAAAATCGGTCTGCATCCACATCTTCCAGTAGTGAACAGAGTCGCTCACCCTTTGAG AACTTGGATCACCAGCACTTATTCACATTTCCCTCTGTGTATGGGCCATTCACACTTGGGATTTTTGATGAAAATTTCGAATTTCGAACACGGCTAGACAACAGAGAGGCAGAAAACAGGAGGGAACGGGAAATTGCATCGCGGCAACGATACAGTGCGCGGCAACCACGGCGTCCACACGCTCCTCGAAGACAGGTTACACGCCACGAAGGTGTGCCCACATTAGAGGG AATCATCCAGCAGCTAGTTAATGGAATCATAGCACCAACAGCCATGCCAAATATTGGAATGGGAACATG gGGCATGCTACATTCCAATCCAATGGACTACGCCTGGGGCGCCAATGGACTTGATGCTATCATTACACAG TTACTGAACCAGTTTGAAAACACAggtcctcctcctgcagacagagaaagaataaAGAGTTTACCCACCATCTCCATCAAAGAGGAACATGTGG gtgcTGGCCTAGAGTGTCCTGTGTGCAAAGAAGACTACACCATTGAGGAGAGTGTTAGACAACTGCCCTGCAATCACTTGTTTCACAATGACTGTATAGTACCATGGTTGGAACAG CACGATACGTGTCCTGTGTGCAGGAAGAGCCTTAGCGGACAGAACACAGCCACTGACCCACCAGGGTTATCAGGAATaaacttctctccctcctcttcctcctcctcctcctcttcctcctcaagtTCACCTAGCACTGAGAACGCTGCCAGCAACTCATAG
- the sugp1 gene encoding SURP and G-patch domain-containing protein 1, whose protein sequence is MESGDAGRGGWKSKAIQPQKSKMSMNILRQEKLIAQKKKEIEAKMAEQAKLNVQTTSKPLPPIIPPSLQGASSNKFVNDGSFLQQFIKMQKEKSNNGAGSTSDSKSPSTSEKKSILVGKRPGLGVSSMLSQFKNYSQSKKSPVLSQRSSVFCSPDDEDEEEDTDYSRFLGMRVSPPGDSDTRLIIDKMASFVAEGGPELERKAKEDYKDNPVFSFLYDKSTLEYLYYKKRVAELRKDSIRTENSLDNVSPPVDAETQQVAEKLARFVAEGGPDVEAIAAERNRDNPAFSFLYDYQSPAFHYYKEKLQEYRAATPRNALPPSAESTTDVERPTVPTAVAPSPLMKPSFLPHIQESATPPVKRKRKSRWGSEDDKVDLPIPPIIIPQEINVPDPNTPCLSAQELRGLGYKKGKPHGLVGVTELSEDQKKQLKEQQDMQEMYDLIMKHKRAMADMQVMWEKAIREHQHEYDSDEEVDMQAGTWEHRLRKMEMEKTREWAESLTDMGKGKHFIGDFLPPEELEKFMETFKALKEGRDPDYSEYKEFKLTVENLGFRMLMKMGWKEGEGLGSEGQGIKAPVNKGTTAMNGAGFGVDRPAELTKNDDEYDAYRKRMMLAYRFRPNPLNNPRRPYY, encoded by the exons ATGGAGTCTGGTGATGCAG GCCGAGGAGGATGGAAGTCCAAGGCAATCCAGCCACAGAAAAGCAAGATGAGCATGAACATTCTCCGTCAGGAGAAGCTTATAGctcagaagaagaaagagatcGAGGCCAAAATGGCAGAACAAGCAAAACTGAACGTGCAAACCACTAGCAAGCCCCTGCCTCCAAT TATTCCTCCCAGTCTACAAGGAGCCTCCTCAAACAAGTTTGTGAATGATGGAAGCTTCTTGCAACAGTTCATAAAGATGCAGAAGGAGAAATCAAACAATGGGGCTG GTTCCACCAGTGATAGCAAATCTCCTTCAACCTCTGAAAAAAAGAGCATTCTTGTTGGCAAGCGGCCTGGCCTTGGAGTGAGTAGCATGCTAAGTCAGTTCAAGAACTACTCGCAGTCCAAGAAGAGTCCCGTTCTCAGCCAGAGGTCGAGTGTGTTTTGCTCTCCAGATgatgaagacgaagaagaagataCTGATTACTCCAGATTCTTAGGGATGAGAG TTTCTCCCCCAGGGGATTCAGACACCAGACTCATTATCGACAAGATGGCCTCGTTTGTTGCAGAGGGGGGACCTGAACTGGAGAGGAAGGCCAAGGAGGATTATAAGGATAATCCTGTTTTCTC ATTTTTGTATGATAAGAGCACTTTGGAGTATCTCTACTACAAAAAAAGAGTTGCAGAATTGAGGAAAGATTCAATAAGAACTGAAAATTCATTGGATAATG TCTCCCCCCCAGTGGACGCGGAAACCCAGCAAGTGGCTGAGAAGCTAGCCAGATTTGTAGCGGAGGGTGGCCCCGATGTGGAAGCCATTGCTGCAGAGCGCAACCGAGACAACCCCGCCTTCAG CTTTTTATATGATTACCAAAGTCCAGCCTTCCACTACTACaaagagaaactacaggagtaTCGGGCTGCAACTCCCCGGAACGCTTTACCTCCTTCAGCAGAGTCAACGACAGATGTTGAGCGACCGACTGTTCCAACAGCAGTGGCCCCCTCGCCACTGATGAAACCATCATTTCTACCCCACATTCAGGAGTCAGCCACCCCCCCTGTCAAACGGAAGAGGAAGAGCCGATGGGGGTCTGAAGATGACAAAGTCGATTTGCCCATTCCTCCCATCATTATTCCTCAGGAGATTAATGTTCCAGACCCAAACACACCCTGTCTCTCTG ctCAGGAACTCAGAGGTCTTGGTTATAAGAAGGGGAAGCCTCATGGTCTGGTTGGAGTGACAGAACTATCTGAGGATCAGAAGAAACAACTCAAAGAACAACAAGAT ATGCAAGAGATGTATGATCTGATCATGAAGCATAAGCGTGCGATGGCAGACATGCAGGTGATGTGGGAGAAGGCCATAAGGGAACACCAACATGAATATGACAGCGATGAAGAAGTGGACATGCAGGCAGGGACCTGGGAACATCGTCTCCGAAAGATGGAAATGGAGAAGACACGTG AGTGGGCAGAGTCACTGACAGATATGGGTAAAGGGAAACACTTTATAGGGGACTTCCTGCCTCCTGAAGAGCTAGAGAAGTTCATGGAGACATTCAAGGCACTCAAG GAGGGCCGTGACCCCGACTACTCAGAATACAAAGAGTTTAAGTTGACGGTGGAGAACCTTGGTTTCCGAATGCTCATGAAGATGGGCTGGAAGGAAGGTGAAGGCCTCGGCAGTGAAGGACAGGGAATCAAGGCTCCTGTCAACAA GGGAACTACCGCTATGAATGGAGCAGGTTTCGGAGTCGACCGTCCAGCTGAGCTCACGAAAAACGACGATGAATATGATGCGTACAGAAAGAGGATGATGCTTGCATACCGCTTCAGGCCAAACCCACTG aatAATCCTCGGAGACCTTATTACTGA
- the LOC109637774 gene encoding E3 ubiquitin-protein ligase RNF126-like isoform X4, translating into MAEAHTRPGLFFCHRCSAEISPTLPDYNCPRCGSGFIEELPEERSSEQSRSPFENLDHQHLFTFPSVYGPFTLGIFDENFEFRTRLDNREAENRREREIASRQRYSARQPRRPHAPRRQVTRHEGVPTLEGIIQQLVNGIIAPTAMPNIGMGTWGMLHSNPMDYAWGANGLDAIITQLLNQFENTGPPPADRERIKSLPTISIKEEHVGAGLECPVCKEDYTIEESVRQLPCNHLFHNDCIVPWLEQHDTCPVCRKSLSGQNTATDPPGLSGINFSPSSSSSSSSSSSSSPSTENAASNS; encoded by the exons ATGGCTGAAGCTCACACACGGCCCGggctttttttttgtcaccGGTGCTCAGCAGAGATAAGCCCGACTTTACCG GACTACAACTGTCCACGCTGTGGATCTGGCTTCATTGAGGAATTACCTGAGGAACGAAG TAGTGAACAGAGTCGCTCACCCTTTGAG AACTTGGATCACCAGCACTTATTCACATTTCCCTCTGTGTATGGGCCATTCACACTTGGGATTTTTGATGAAAATTTCGAATTTCGAACACGGCTAGACAACAGAGAGGCAGAAAACAGGAGGGAACGGGAAATTGCATCGCGGCAACGATACAGTGCGCGGCAACCACGGCGTCCACACGCTCCTCGAAGACAGGTTACACGCCACGAAGGTGTGCCCACATTAGAGGG AATCATCCAGCAGCTAGTTAATGGAATCATAGCACCAACAGCCATGCCAAATATTGGAATGGGAACATG gGGCATGCTACATTCCAATCCAATGGACTACGCCTGGGGCGCCAATGGACTTGATGCTATCATTACACAG TTACTGAACCAGTTTGAAAACACAggtcctcctcctgcagacagagaaagaataaAGAGTTTACCCACCATCTCCATCAAAGAGGAACATGTGG gtgcTGGCCTAGAGTGTCCTGTGTGCAAAGAAGACTACACCATTGAGGAGAGTGTTAGACAACTGCCCTGCAATCACTTGTTTCACAATGACTGTATAGTACCATGGTTGGAACAG CACGATACGTGTCCTGTGTGCAGGAAGAGCCTTAGCGGACAGAACACAGCCACTGACCCACCAGGGTTATCAGGAATaaacttctctccctcctcttcctcctcctcctcctcttcctcctcaagtTCACCTAGCACTGAGAACGCTGCCAGCAACTCATAG